A stretch of the Campylobacter sp. 19-13652 genome encodes the following:
- a CDS encoding TAXI family TRAP transporter solute-binding subunit yields the protein MKKSSLLLATALFASSLGAKEFVNIGTGSMTGTYYPVGGAICRMANKNPNIKCSVQSTGGSVYNVNNVLKGELSFGFVQSDVVYDKYNGTGKFEGKPDKKLRAVMSVYPELLAMVVSKESGIKNIAELAGKKYNVGNPGSGNEFTTLKVFEAKGFDTDKLGYRGVLTVSECPHALKDKKIDGYSFVAGHPTANITDASNSLPIDILNVDGEQIDAMIAKYPYFAKGVIPKGTYEGVDYDVNSIGVKAVLVADESVSDEAVEAVVKGVLDNFDEYKSLHTALKSVTKESLIEGVVAPLHKAALKVYQEAGIVK from the coding sequence ATGAAAAAAAGTTCACTATTACTAGCAACTGCGTTATTTGCTTCAAGTCTTGGGGCGAAAGAATTTGTAAACATAGGTACTGGAAGCATGACGGGCACATACTATCCAGTAGGTGGCGCAATATGTCGTATGGCAAATAAAAATCCAAACATAAAATGCTCCGTACAATCAACTGGCGGCTCTGTTTATAATGTAAATAACGTGCTAAAAGGCGAGCTAAGCTTTGGCTTTGTGCAAAGCGACGTCGTCTATGATAAATACAACGGCACTGGCAAATTTGAAGGTAAGCCAGATAAAAAGCTACGAGCAGTGATGTCGGTGTATCCTGAGCTTTTAGCTATGGTTGTCTCAAAGGAGTCAGGAATAAAAAATATCGCCGAGCTAGCTGGCAAGAAATATAATGTAGGAAACCCAGGTAGCGGTAATGAATTTACTACTTTAAAAGTCTTTGAAGCAAAGGGCTTTGATACGGATAAGCTGGGGTATAGAGGGGTGCTTACAGTCTCTGAATGCCCACACGCACTAAAGGATAAAAAAATTGACGGATATAGCTTTGTTGCAGGGCATCCTACAGCAAATATCACAGATGCTTCAAATTCGTTGCCAATTGATATACTAAATGTTGATGGCGAGCAAATAGACGCCATGATAGCCAAATATCCGTACTTTGCAAAAGGCGTAATACCAAAGGGTACATATGAGGGCGTAGACTATGACGTAAATAGCATAGGTGTAAAAGCAGTGCTAGTGGCTGATGAGAGCGTGAGTGATGAAGCGGTCGAAGCCGTGGTAAAGGGCGTGCTTGATAACTTTGACGAGTATAAAAGCCTGCATACCGCTTTAAAATCAGTAACCAAAGAGAGCCTTATTGAGGGCGTGGTAGCTCCGCTTCACAAAGCGGCCTTAAAGGTATATCAAGAAGCCGGTATAGTAAAATAG